The Desulfovibrio sp. JC022 genome includes a region encoding these proteins:
- the pilO2 gene encoding type 4b pilus protein PilO2, with amino-acid sequence MQHILIKNKKYAIGLWWQFINGSGKRKDALEQARILAEKFPEDGYNSVAIRKQQFGLGNCAETKIKRLPSLACALVERSNSTWIGMFCLEENLWWVCAVSKKNIAAEGDQYFRSRTEAEAHFNNLKSLSNWDDNEILCKTVEESMDHFNGLLRISEKVQPLAQENRRGLWISFVALCVALIMGWLIWDQFQQDQLAELRRLAAIESKLKQQEMKPVVLDPTTLFSKTWNETALPSDFANEFLRAVRHTEPYTLGWKLKSIIRNDEGIYMAWLHQQGAQFTDRPGNSTLGPRPELAEITIPYSLKNQRAKQELGYKSEITARIYELTRVLGAKLTLNWKNPEIKKLDKTNQLTAPWIKGEWKLSTLPSISVISEPLFYELDTIPGLVLTKIDLTENKYTMEGQIYASY; translated from the coding sequence ATGCAACATATTCTCATCAAAAATAAAAAGTACGCCATCGGCCTCTGGTGGCAGTTCATCAACGGCTCCGGCAAACGCAAAGACGCGCTGGAACAGGCCCGCATTCTGGCCGAGAAATTCCCCGAAGACGGCTACAATAGCGTTGCAATCAGAAAACAGCAGTTCGGCCTTGGAAACTGCGCTGAAACAAAGATCAAACGTCTGCCGTCACTGGCCTGCGCACTTGTGGAACGCTCCAATTCAACATGGATCGGAATGTTTTGTCTGGAGGAAAATCTGTGGTGGGTCTGCGCGGTCAGCAAGAAAAATATCGCTGCTGAAGGTGACCAATACTTCCGCTCACGGACTGAAGCAGAAGCCCACTTCAACAACCTCAAATCCCTGTCTAACTGGGATGACAATGAAATCCTTTGTAAAACAGTTGAAGAGTCCATGGACCATTTCAACGGACTGCTGCGGATCTCCGAGAAAGTCCAGCCGCTGGCCCAAGAGAATCGCCGGGGATTGTGGATTTCTTTTGTCGCGCTGTGTGTTGCCCTAATCATGGGCTGGTTGATTTGGGATCAGTTCCAGCAGGATCAGCTTGCAGAACTGCGCAGACTTGCAGCCATTGAGAGCAAGCTCAAGCAGCAGGAAATGAAGCCGGTTGTCTTAGATCCCACCACGCTCTTCTCAAAGACATGGAATGAAACCGCGTTGCCTTCAGACTTCGCCAATGAATTCCTGCGTGCCGTGCGTCATACCGAGCCGTACACCCTCGGCTGGAAGCTGAAATCCATCATCCGCAATGATGAAGGGATTTATATGGCTTGGCTGCATCAGCAGGGTGCGCAGTTCACCGACCGTCCCGGCAATTCCACTCTCGGCCCTCGCCCGGAACTGGCTGAAATCACCATTCCGTACTCACTAAAAAATCAGCGGGCAAAGCAGGAGCTGGGCTATAAATCAGAAATTACCGCCCGGATTTATGAGCTGACTCGCGTTCTCGGTGCAAAGCTGACTCTGAACTGGAAAAATCCCGAAATCAAAAAGCTTGACAAGACAAATCAGCTCACCGCTCCGTGGATCAAAGGAGAATGGAAGCTGTCCACGCTGCCGTCAATCTCGGTCATTTCCGAACCGCTCTTCTACGAGCTGGACACCATCCCCGGTCTGGTTCTCACAAAAATCGACCTCACTGAAAACAAATACACCATGGAGGGACAGATCTATGCGTCTTATTAA
- the pilP gene encoding type IV pilus biogenesis protein PilP, translated as MRLINLVLILLLLATAVYAQESADTEPLPELLVSEPVNGSMPVGNGTTFNATAAGHSNATNATIPAFYETTNSTSNATVKPYVSKKNQVTVKSKISGPAFVSLEGLSALHSQLDVLNVQVNIAERQKKLRELTMPVIPVLPPASTKPKAAAKKKSRPVWPKVISIQGVDGRLSATLVSRDGVQTVTEGEKVGTGRVDSITSKSVVVRYNGKNIPLKFKE; from the coding sequence ATGCGTCTTATTAACCTCGTCCTAATCCTGCTCTTGCTGGCAACTGCCGTCTATGCACAGGAATCGGCTGACACTGAACCCTTACCTGAACTGCTGGTTTCAGAACCTGTCAACGGCTCCATGCCGGTTGGAAATGGAACTACGTTCAATGCAACAGCTGCGGGACATAGTAACGCAACCAATGCGACCATTCCGGCTTTTTACGAAACCACCAATAGCACTAGCAATGCTACTGTTAAACCGTATGTTTCTAAGAAAAATCAGGTAACCGTAAAATCTAAAATCAGCGGCCCTGCCTTCGTCTCTCTTGAAGGCTTGAGTGCGCTTCATTCACAGCTCGACGTCCTCAATGTGCAGGTCAATATAGCTGAAAGACAGAAGAAACTGCGCGAGCTGACCATGCCGGTTATCCCGGTCCTACCGCCTGCTTCAACAAAGCCCAAAGCTGCTGCCAAAAAGAAAAGCCGTCCTGTCTGGCCCAAAGTCATTTCCATTCAGGGTGTGGACGGAAGACTGTCCGCAACTCTGGTCAGTCGTGACGGCGTGCAGACCGTAACCGAGGGCGAAAAAGTAGGAACTGGTAGGGTTGATTCCATCACTTCAAAGTCTGTCGTGGTTCGCTACAACGGCAAGAATATTCCCTTGAAG